In the Terriglobia bacterium genome, GGCTGGACAACCAGACAAATTGAGTTCGCTCGACCGCCTCGGCAAGCTGATCCAGCGCAACCACAGGACTGACCTGGTTCTTCTGAAGGTTCTCGACGATTTTTACCCGGTTTTCCAGCGTCTTCTTCCGGCCTTCGTAAACCTGATCCGCCTTGATCACGGCATCCAGCGCTGCTTTCTGCGCTTCCGCCTGCATTTTCTTCATATCGAGAGCGGCCAACTTGGAGGTCAGACCGGTGTACCACCAGAAGCCGCCGCCGGCCGTTCCAAGGACAATAAGGATCAGGAGAACGGGCGTGAAGCTCGCGGGTAACGCGATCTTGAATCCGGCTTTTGCCGTCTTCTTTCTTCCCGCTCCGACGAGATTGACCTTAATCATTTAATCAAACCCCCTTAAGGCCAACCCAACGGCCACGGCAAGCGCCGGTCCGAGGGATGTTACTTTTTCGGAATCTACTTTCGGTCCGAGCGTGATGGATTTGAACGGATTCAACACCTCGGTCGGATAACTGAATGTGGCCTGGATTCGCTCCGCCAGCCCAAGCATATGGGCTGTTCCACCGCTGATCAGCACCTGGCTGATGGTCTCAGACGGATAGGTTTCGCGGAAGAAATCGAAAGTCTTCTGAACCTCCATGATCAGCATGTCGGTAATCGATTCCAACAGCGGCTGTACCATCTCGTGTTCGGAACCGCCGGTTTTTCCAAGTTTCAGATCTTCAGCCTCCTGAAAATTCAGCTGCAATTCCTTTTGAAGAATATCCGTGTACTGATTGCCGCCGACGGAGACGTCCCGGATGAACAACGGCATGCCTTCCTTCGTAATGTTGATATTCATCAGCGATGCGCCGATATTCAGCAGGGCCACCGTCGCATTGTCCGCGGACGTATAGTTCGCCTCAAATACGTTTTGCAAAGCAAACGCATCGATATCGACGATTTCAGGGTTCCGGCCGGCGAGACTGATAACGTTCGTGTGGTTCTGGATCTTGTCCTTCTTTGCCGCAACCAGCACCACTTCCATTCCCGGCTCCTCCGACGTCGTCGTTCCGGCACCCACGACCTGATAGTCCAGATTCACTTCGGTGATTTCGAACGGAATGTACTGCTCGGCATCGAGCTGGATGGATGCCTCAACCTCTTCCGCATTGGCCGCAGGAACAATCACGCGCTTGACGATAACAGAGTGTCCCGACACGCCAGTGGCGACACCCTTGAGCTTGAACTTGCCGGAAAGAAACGTTTTTTTGATGCTTTCGGCGACGGCCGGGGCATCCATGATCGCACCGTCCACGACGGCGTCAGGACCCAGCGGCTCGTAGGCGAAACCGGTAAGCTGGTATCCCTTTTTCGACTTCACCAACTCGACCGCCTTGACGCCACTCGACCCGATGTCCAGTCCGACAAGCGGTTTATTTTTGCTTAAAAAACCCATACCTTATACGATGTCCTCGCCCTAACCTTTCACCGTGGACTTGACCAGACGCCGCGGCCTCGAATCGGTGGCAACCTCGGTACGCTCTATTTTTCTCTCCATCCAACGGTCCAGGAGATCCTTCTTGAACCGCCAGCGGTTGCCGAGCTTGAAAGCGGGAATGCTCTTTTCGCTCAGATACTTGTAGAGCGTGTCCGGCGAAATCCCGAGGTACTGGGATGCCTCACGCAACGTCATCACTTCCTTTGATCTTTCCATTTTCTGCCCTGTCTCTTCCATAAGTACCGGTGTTATTTCCGGACTTTACCGGGTCTTCTCCCTGTTTTCTGGACCCAACGCTACAGCGATGACTTGGGAAAAACAAGAGAAAAGTTCTTGAGATGGACCTGTTGTGTCCACAAGAGGTTGTATGAAGGTAAGAACTATTCCCTAGACACAATTGGCCCGCAGGAATTGATTTCAGGCTTGCGTATTGCTACAGCAGGCAGACCGGCCGCCTGATTTCAGTGACAGCCGATTTGATAGCTGGCCGAAAGACGCGGGCCTGATTTCCTGCCAGGCAGGTTATCCTTGGCTCGTGCATCGCTTCGTCATCGCGATTATCGTTTCCGCCATCTGGCTGGCCTCCACCTCTCCGTACTCCGGCGCCCGCCAGCAGGATACCAAAGTCACAGTCGACGTCAGGGGCCAGAACCGCACGGCCTGGCTTCATGTTCCTTCAAATTTCGACCATTCGCAGGAGTATCCGCTGGTGGTCGGCTATCATGGCGGCGCCGGCAACGCTCGCGGTTATATCGAACAGTCGCAACTCTTTGTCAAAGGCGAACGGGCGGGCTTCATCGTGGTTTGTCCGGAAGGAACGCCTGTTCCCGGTGTGGGCGACCGGCAGGTGTGGAATTCAGGGGCGGAATACGCGGCGAGCAGCAGGAACGCCGATGACGTCCAATTCACAGTCGAACTCATCGACCGGATCTCCTCTATATATCCGGTCGATTCCACAAGGATTTACGCGACCGGATTCTCGAACGGCGCACAGATGACATATCGGCTGGCTGCGGAGCTGTCGGACCGGATCGCGGCAATTGCTGCGATGAGCGGCGGCAGGGCCGCCGGCGCACGGCGGCCGGCGCGCCCCGTTCCGATTCTTCATATCCATGGAATGGCGGATACCGTTTATCCGCTGGAGGGCGGCCTGGGAAGCGACAGCCTCGGCCGCGTGCCTCAGGTTGCGATTTCAAACGTCATCGCGGAATGGTCGAGATTCGATGGCGCCCGCCTCGTGCCTCAAATCACGCAACACGACGGATGGGAAATGCGGCTGCACGCCGGACCTGCCCCTGTGGAGCTGATTCTTGTGAAGGGCATGGGACACCAGATCTCGGGCGGACTGGACGACCACCTTCCCGGCCAACCACTGAAATCCTCACCGGACGCGATCGATCTGGCCCTGAAGTTTTTCGCAGAGCATTCGCTGTAGTCGCGGGCTAAAACACCTTCCGGAACGTAAGGTTGATGCGGGTGCCGCCGGTCAACGGATGATTCCCGTCCTTGAGCGGAGCGACGCCGTGATAAACAAATCGCGCAGGACCACCCCACACCACAGTGTCTCCGTTTTCAAGCGGCAAGCGCCGCGCCGGATCGGAACGGCGTTTGCCGCCCCACAGAAAGACAGCCGGCAAACCCAGCGAGACGGAAACGATCGGCGCCCAGCGGTCATTTTCGTCGCGATCCCGGTGCAGGCTGAGTTTGGCTCCGGCCGTATATCGATTGATCAGACAGGCATCGGGATCGTAGTCCGCAAACCCGGCTTCGGCAGCAGCTCGCGCAGCGATCGCAAGGAAGAGGGCAGGCATGGCAGGCCACGGAAGACCGGACTCCGGATCATACCGGTCGTAACTGTAACCGGTCCGATCGGATACCCAGCCGACCCTGCCGCAGTTCGTCATCGCCACAGACATCGTGTAGCCCCCCGGAGTCGTCAGGTGGCGGAATGGCGCCGGTTCCGCGACCTGTCCCACGGCTTCGAGCAACCCGGACACCTCGCTGGAAACAAATCCACGCAACAGCACAGCGCCTTCTTCGAGGCTCTCACGCTCCGGCATGCGCCCGATGCTAATCGTTCTGCGCCGATCCAGGCAAGGGGCTGAGGGTTTCGATATCTGAATTTGGAATTTGGCGCGATCTGGATCGACGGAGTAGGATACCCAAGGCTCAGGAACCAATTAAAAGGAGACGCGTATGCGCATTCGAATGATTTCGGGAATCACTCTGGTTGCATTGCTTACGTTTTCAGTCTGGGCGCAGCAAGGCGCCCGTGGTCAGGCGCAGGAGCAGGCCGGTCCCCAGGCCGCGAGTATTATCACCGCGTCGGAAGTGGCTGCGATGATCACCAAGTCGCCGGCTGATCGAAACGCGCTCGGCCAGCGGCTGCTGCGGCTTGGAACATACTCCGTCAACATGGAACACCGCGTTGCCGGCCAGGGCGCCTCTGTCCACGAAAAGGAAGCGGAATTGTTCTACGTCATCGAAGGTTCCGGAACGCTGGTGACCGGAGGCAAGCTGGTCGAGGAAAAGCGGACGAATCCGACCAATCTCAGCGGGACCTCGATCGAAGGCGGAGTTACCAGAACGATCAGCAAAGGCGACTGGGTCATGGTTCCCGAAGGCGTGCCGCACCAGATTCCGGCAGTCCAGGGCGCACTCACCGTCATGTCGATGCACCTGCCGCGGTAAAGGATCTCATTGCACCATTGCAACATTGGAAGTTTCTGCAGTTCTAAATTTGAAATGCAGCAACTTCTAATGATGCAATGGTACGACTCTTCAGTTGAATCCGCCCTGGGCCGGGGACTCAGGGCTTGACGGCCGCTTTCTGGTATTTCGTGTTGTAGGCGTTGATGCCGCCGACCAGAACTGCGGCAGTGCTCGCGATGTCCGTATTGACCTTTTCGCGATAGCCGCCAAAGTCGT is a window encoding:
- a CDS encoding PilN domain-containing protein — translated: MIKVNLVGAGRKKTAKAGFKIALPASFTPVLLILIVLGTAGGGFWWYTGLTSKLAALDMKKMQAEAQKAALDAVIKADQVYEGRKKTLENRVKIVENLQKNQVSPVVALDQLAEAVERTQFVWLSSLDQKEAVLNLSGTGTSLNAIADFYSNLNATGYFKNVDQGATSVDSAGNWTFTIRCEFSPPRPPGTPAQPTAGGN
- the pilM gene encoding type IV pilus assembly protein PilM, translating into MGFLSKNKPLVGLDIGSSGVKAVELVKSKKGYQLTGFAYEPLGPDAVVDGAIMDAPAVAESIKKTFLSGKFKLKGVATGVSGHSVIVKRVIVPAANAEEVEASIQLDAEQYIPFEITEVNLDYQVVGAGTTTSEEPGMEVVLVAAKKDKIQNHTNVISLAGRNPEIVDIDAFALQNVFEANYTSADNATVALLNIGASLMNINITKEGMPLFIRDVSVGGNQYTDILQKELQLNFQEAEDLKLGKTGGSEHEMVQPLLESITDMLIMEVQKTFDFFRETYPSETISQVLISGGTAHMLGLAERIQATFSYPTEVLNPFKSITLGPKVDSEKVTSLGPALAVAVGLALRGFD
- a CDS encoding helix-turn-helix domain-containing protein: MERSKEVMTLREASQYLGISPDTLYKYLSEKSIPAFKLGNRWRFKKDLLDRWMERKIERTEVATDSRPRRLVKSTVKG
- a CDS encoding PHB depolymerase family esterase, with product MHRFVIAIIVSAIWLASTSPYSGARQQDTKVTVDVRGQNRTAWLHVPSNFDHSQEYPLVVGYHGGAGNARGYIEQSQLFVKGERAGFIVVCPEGTPVPGVGDRQVWNSGAEYAASSRNADDVQFTVELIDRISSIYPVDSTRIYATGFSNGAQMTYRLAAELSDRIAAIAAMSGGRAAGARRPARPVPILHIHGMADTVYPLEGGLGSDSLGRVPQVAISNVIAEWSRFDGARLVPQITQHDGWEMRLHAGPAPVELILVKGMGHQISGGLDDHLPGQPLKSSPDAIDLALKFFAEHSL
- the alkB gene encoding DNA oxidative demethylase AlkB, with product MPERESLEEGAVLLRGFVSSEVSGLLEAVGQVAEPAPFRHLTTPGGYTMSVAMTNCGRVGWVSDRTGYSYDRYDPESGLPWPAMPALFLAIAARAAAEAGFADYDPDACLINRYTAGAKLSLHRDRDENDRWAPIVSVSLGLPAVFLWGGKRRSDPARRLPLENGDTVVWGGPARFVYHGVAPLKDGNHPLTGGTRINLTFRKVF
- a CDS encoding cupin domain-containing protein, with translation MRIRMISGITLVALLTFSVWAQQGARGQAQEQAGPQAASIITASEVAAMITKSPADRNALGQRLLRLGTYSVNMEHRVAGQGASVHEKEAELFYVIEGSGTLVTGGKLVEEKRTNPTNLSGTSIEGGVTRTISKGDWVMVPEGVPHQIPAVQGALTVMSMHLPR